A single genomic interval of Zingiber officinale cultivar Zhangliang chromosome 4A, Zo_v1.1, whole genome shotgun sequence harbors:
- the LOC121971212 gene encoding probable metal-nicotianamine transporter YSL12 isoform X2, producing the protein MEKTDMELKQEEEEGAPAPSVERVFDGVRVPAWREQVTVRALVVSLGLSVMLSVIVMKLNLTTGIIPSLNVASGLLGFFFVKVWTKALEQAGVLRVPFTRQENTVIQTCVVAAYGLAFSGGYGNYLFGMSSKIAGQATEADDSQNIKDPKLGWMIAFMFVVSFVGLFSLVPLRKVSRIQQRPTDCTGNRPSANSSSFGNIMIIDYKLIYPSGTATAYLINGFHTPQGENLAKKQVRTLGKFFSFSFLWGFFQWFYKSGDDCGFEAFPTLGLKAYENKFNFDFSAMYVGVGMICPHIVNASILIGAILSWGIMWPLINNQKGNWYSADLAPNSLHGLQGYRVFIAVSIILGDGLYNFLKVLTKTVQTFVSDSQKIRLSTLPVSDEVQMAKQPIVSYDDDRRIEVFLKDQIPKWVAIGGYIIVSLVSIITLPHIFPPLKWYFILVAYAVAPVLAFCNAYGCGLTDWNMASTYGKLAIFVFGAWAGAHHGGVLAGLASCGVMMSIVSTASDLMQDFKTGYLTLSSPRSMFVSQVIGTSMGCVVAPCVFWLFYKAFDDIGVPGSQYPAPYAIIYRNMAILGVDGFSALPKHCLTLCYIFFALAILINLARDLSPKKVGQCIPIPMAMAIPFYIGAAFAIDMFIGTVILFVWQKMDRAKAAAFGPAVASGLICGDGIWSLPQAVLALAQVKPPICMKFLSRKMNDRVDAFINSAS; encoded by the exons ATGGAGAAGACTGACATGGAGCTGAAGCAGGAAGAGGAGGAAGGCGCTCCGGCGCCGTCCGTGGAGCGGGTTTTCGATGGGGTGAGGGTGCCGGCATGGCGGGAGCAGGTGACAGTCCGTGCCCTGGTGGTGAGCTTGGGGCTGTCGGTGATGCTGAGCGTGATTGTGATGAAGCTGAACCTGACGACGGGGATCATCCCTTCGCTCAACGTCGCCTCCGGCCTCCTCGGATTCTTCTTCGTCAAGGTGTGGACCAAGGCGTTGGAGCAAGCCGGCGTCCTCCGCGTCCCCTTCACCCGCCAAGAGAACACCGTCATCCAGACCTGCGTCGTCGCTGCCTACGGCCTCGCCTTCAGTG GTGGTTATGGCAATTACCTTTTCGGAATGAGTTCGAAAATAGCTGGCCAAGCAACAGAAGCAGATGATTCACAGAATATCAAGGACCCAAAATTAGGATGGATGATCGCGTTTATGTTTGTTGTCAGTTTTGTAGGATTGTTTTCTCTCGTTCCCCTCAGAAAGGTAAGTAGAATCCAACAACGACCTACTGATTGTACTGGCAATCGCCCATCtgcaaactcttcaagttttggTAAT ATAATGATCATCGACTACAAGCTGATCTATCCGAGTGGCACTGCAACTGCATACCTTATCAATGGCTTCCATACTCCTCAGGGTGAAAACTTGGCCAA GAAGCAAGTGAGGACACTAGGAAAATTCTTTAGCTTCAGCTTCTTGTGGGGATTCTTCCAATGGTTTTATAAATCTGGCGATGACTGTGGATTTGAAGCTTTCCCTACATTGGGACTTAAGGCTTATGAGAACAA ATTTAACTTCGACTTTTCGGCTATGTATGTGGGAGTCGGAATGATCTGCCCACATATTGTGAATGCATCAATTCTCATAGGAGCCATCCTTTCATGGGGAATCATGTGGCCTCTCATTAATAATCAAAAGGGCAACTGGTATTCAGCAGATCTTGCACCAAACAGTCTACATGGCTTGCAGGGATACAGG GTCTTTATAGCTGTCTCCATAATTCTTGGTGACGGCCTTTACAATTTCCTCAAGGTCCTAACTAAAACAGTGCAAACTTTCGTTTCTGATTCGCAAAAAATCCGTCTAAGCACTCTTCCGGTCTCAGACGAAGTTCAAATGGCTAAACAACCAATTGTTTCATACGACGATGATAGGAGAATTGAGGTATTCCTCAAAGATCAAATCCCAAAGTGGGTAGCAATTGGGGGATATATTATAGTTTCCTTAGTTTCGATCATCACACTCCCTCACATCTTTCCTCCACTcaagtggtacttcatcttggtTGCCTATGCCGTGGCTCCAGTACTAGCTTTCTGCAATGCCTATGGGTGTGGCCTTACAGATTGGAACATGGCGTCGACCTACGGAAAGCTTGCCATTTTTGTCTTTGGGGCTTGGGCAGGTGCCCACCATGGTGGCGTGCTTGCGGGCCTTGCCTCCTGTGGTGTCATGATGAGCATTGTATCCACTGCTTCTGATCTAATGCAAGACTTCAAAACTGGGTACTTGACACTTTCTTCTCCGAGATCTATGTTTGTGAGCCAAGTCATTGGTACTTCCATGGGTTGTGTGGTCGCTCCATGTGTTTTCTGGCTTTTCTATAAGGCCTTCGATGATATCGGCGTTCCAGGCAGTCAATACCCAGCACCTTATGCCATCATTTACCGAAACATGGCAATTCTAGGTGTCGATGGTTTCTCCGCACTACCAAAGCACTGCCTCACACTGTGCTACATATTTTTCGCACTGGCTATTCTCATCAACTTGGCAAGGGACTTGTCTCCTAAGAAGGTGGGCCAATGTATACCAATTCCAATGGCAATGGCTATACCTTTTTACATCGGAGCAGCCTTTGCCATTGACATGTTTATAGGAACTGTGATACTATTTGTGTGGCAAAAGATGGACAGGGCAAAAGCAGCAGCATTTGGTCCTGCAGTAGCATCTGGTCTGATATGTGGTGATGGAATATGGAGTCTACCCCAAGCAGTGCTTGCATTGGCCCAAGTCAAGCCACCGATATGCATGAAGTTTCTCTCGAGAAAAATGAATGACAGGGTAGATGCTTTTATTAATTCAGCATCATAG
- the LOC121971212 gene encoding probable metal-nicotianamine transporter YSL12 isoform X1: MEKTDMELKQEEEEGAPAPSVERVFDGVRVPAWREQVTVRALVVSLGLSVMLSVIVMKLNLTTGIIPSLNVASGLLGFFFVKVWTKALEQAGVLRVPFTRQENTVIQTCVVAAYGLAFSGGYGNYLFGMSSKIAGQATEADDSQNIKDPKLGWMIAFMFVVSFVGLFSLVPLRKIMIIDYKLIYPSGTATAYLINGFHTPQGENLAKKQVRTLGKFFSFSFLWGFFQWFYKSGDDCGFEAFPTLGLKAYENKFNFDFSAMYVGVGMICPHIVNASILIGAILSWGIMWPLINNQKGNWYSADLAPNSLHGLQGYRVFIAVSIILGDGLYNFLKVLTKTVQTFVSDSQKIRLSTLPVSDEVQMAKQPIVSYDDDRRIEVFLKDQIPKWVAIGGYIIVSLVSIITLPHIFPPLKWYFILVAYAVAPVLAFCNAYGCGLTDWNMASTYGKLAIFVFGAWAGAHHGGVLAGLASCGVMMSIVSTASDLMQDFKTGYLTLSSPRSMFVSQVIGTSMGCVVAPCVFWLFYKAFDDIGVPGSQYPAPYAIIYRNMAILGVDGFSALPKHCLTLCYIFFALAILINLARDLSPKKVGQCIPIPMAMAIPFYIGAAFAIDMFIGTVILFVWQKMDRAKAAAFGPAVASGLICGDGIWSLPQAVLALAQVKPPICMKFLSRKMNDRVDAFINSAS; the protein is encoded by the exons ATGGAGAAGACTGACATGGAGCTGAAGCAGGAAGAGGAGGAAGGCGCTCCGGCGCCGTCCGTGGAGCGGGTTTTCGATGGGGTGAGGGTGCCGGCATGGCGGGAGCAGGTGACAGTCCGTGCCCTGGTGGTGAGCTTGGGGCTGTCGGTGATGCTGAGCGTGATTGTGATGAAGCTGAACCTGACGACGGGGATCATCCCTTCGCTCAACGTCGCCTCCGGCCTCCTCGGATTCTTCTTCGTCAAGGTGTGGACCAAGGCGTTGGAGCAAGCCGGCGTCCTCCGCGTCCCCTTCACCCGCCAAGAGAACACCGTCATCCAGACCTGCGTCGTCGCTGCCTACGGCCTCGCCTTCAGTG GTGGTTATGGCAATTACCTTTTCGGAATGAGTTCGAAAATAGCTGGCCAAGCAACAGAAGCAGATGATTCACAGAATATCAAGGACCCAAAATTAGGATGGATGATCGCGTTTATGTTTGTTGTCAGTTTTGTAGGATTGTTTTCTCTCGTTCCCCTCAGAAAG ATAATGATCATCGACTACAAGCTGATCTATCCGAGTGGCACTGCAACTGCATACCTTATCAATGGCTTCCATACTCCTCAGGGTGAAAACTTGGCCAA GAAGCAAGTGAGGACACTAGGAAAATTCTTTAGCTTCAGCTTCTTGTGGGGATTCTTCCAATGGTTTTATAAATCTGGCGATGACTGTGGATTTGAAGCTTTCCCTACATTGGGACTTAAGGCTTATGAGAACAA ATTTAACTTCGACTTTTCGGCTATGTATGTGGGAGTCGGAATGATCTGCCCACATATTGTGAATGCATCAATTCTCATAGGAGCCATCCTTTCATGGGGAATCATGTGGCCTCTCATTAATAATCAAAAGGGCAACTGGTATTCAGCAGATCTTGCACCAAACAGTCTACATGGCTTGCAGGGATACAGG GTCTTTATAGCTGTCTCCATAATTCTTGGTGACGGCCTTTACAATTTCCTCAAGGTCCTAACTAAAACAGTGCAAACTTTCGTTTCTGATTCGCAAAAAATCCGTCTAAGCACTCTTCCGGTCTCAGACGAAGTTCAAATGGCTAAACAACCAATTGTTTCATACGACGATGATAGGAGAATTGAGGTATTCCTCAAAGATCAAATCCCAAAGTGGGTAGCAATTGGGGGATATATTATAGTTTCCTTAGTTTCGATCATCACACTCCCTCACATCTTTCCTCCACTcaagtggtacttcatcttggtTGCCTATGCCGTGGCTCCAGTACTAGCTTTCTGCAATGCCTATGGGTGTGGCCTTACAGATTGGAACATGGCGTCGACCTACGGAAAGCTTGCCATTTTTGTCTTTGGGGCTTGGGCAGGTGCCCACCATGGTGGCGTGCTTGCGGGCCTTGCCTCCTGTGGTGTCATGATGAGCATTGTATCCACTGCTTCTGATCTAATGCAAGACTTCAAAACTGGGTACTTGACACTTTCTTCTCCGAGATCTATGTTTGTGAGCCAAGTCATTGGTACTTCCATGGGTTGTGTGGTCGCTCCATGTGTTTTCTGGCTTTTCTATAAGGCCTTCGATGATATCGGCGTTCCAGGCAGTCAATACCCAGCACCTTATGCCATCATTTACCGAAACATGGCAATTCTAGGTGTCGATGGTTTCTCCGCACTACCAAAGCACTGCCTCACACTGTGCTACATATTTTTCGCACTGGCTATTCTCATCAACTTGGCAAGGGACTTGTCTCCTAAGAAGGTGGGCCAATGTATACCAATTCCAATGGCAATGGCTATACCTTTTTACATCGGAGCAGCCTTTGCCATTGACATGTTTATAGGAACTGTGATACTATTTGTGTGGCAAAAGATGGACAGGGCAAAAGCAGCAGCATTTGGTCCTGCAGTAGCATCTGGTCTGATATGTGGTGATGGAATATGGAGTCTACCCCAAGCAGTGCTTGCATTGGCCCAAGTCAAGCCACCGATATGCATGAAGTTTCTCTCGAGAAAAATGAATGACAGGGTAGATGCTTTTATTAATTCAGCATCATAG